From a region of the Apibacter sp. B3706 genome:
- a CDS encoding MalY/PatB family protein: MGNYNFDQIIDRKNTDSLKFGVLKERFGRDDLIPLWVADMDFQSPKELVDAMVERSKNGIFGYPYVSNEYYQSICNWQWKQHQWKVSKEEISYLPGVVKGIAFAIDVFSEKGDQIIIQPPVYHPFRIITQLHDREVVTNPLLLEGDQYRMDFEGLEKLMTTKCKILLLSNPHNPGGRVWSRNELKKLAEICYKNKVLVISDEIHSDLVLFGNKHVPFATVSEEAELNSITLSAPSKTFNIAGLVTSYSIIKNKNLRERYHKYLVSNELNQGSIFAYLAIQIAYEKGEEWMNQLKRYIEENTKYVDQFLKSNCSKIKVIIPEASFLIWLDCRELKLSQKELNWFFIEKARLALNDGAMFGKEGTGFMRMNVGCPRSVLEVALKQLSDAVSQL; encoded by the coding sequence ATGGGCAATTATAATTTTGATCAAATCATAGATAGAAAAAATACAGATTCACTTAAATTTGGAGTACTTAAAGAAAGATTTGGAAGAGATGATCTTATCCCTCTTTGGGTTGCAGATATGGATTTTCAATCTCCAAAGGAACTTGTTGATGCTATGGTTGAAAGGTCAAAGAACGGAATTTTTGGATATCCTTATGTTTCCAATGAATACTATCAATCAATCTGTAATTGGCAATGGAAACAACATCAATGGAAAGTAAGCAAAGAAGAAATTAGTTATTTACCCGGAGTAGTCAAAGGAATTGCTTTTGCTATAGATGTCTTTTCAGAAAAAGGAGACCAAATTATAATTCAACCGCCCGTTTATCATCCTTTTCGCATTATAACCCAATTACATGACAGAGAAGTGGTAACCAACCCCTTACTTTTAGAAGGAGATCAATACAGAATGGATTTTGAGGGTTTGGAAAAATTAATGACTACCAAATGTAAAATTTTATTACTCTCAAATCCCCACAATCCCGGAGGCAGAGTTTGGAGTCGAAATGAATTGAAAAAACTTGCTGAAATTTGCTATAAAAATAAAGTTCTGGTTATCTCGGATGAGATACACTCTGACTTAGTTCTATTTGGAAATAAGCATGTTCCTTTTGCAACAGTTTCAGAAGAAGCAGAACTAAACAGCATCACCCTAAGTGCCCCTTCAAAAACGTTCAATATAGCCGGTTTGGTTACCTCCTACTCCATTATTAAAAACAAAAATTTAAGAGAGCGTTATCATAAATATTTGGTTAGCAATGAATTGAATCAAGGAAGTATATTTGCCTATCTGGCCATACAAATTGCGTATGAAAAAGGGGAAGAATGGATGAATCAATTAAAAAGGTATATTGAAGAAAATACTAAATATGTAGACCAATTCCTAAAATCAAACTGTTCTAAAATCAAAGTAATCATACCGGAAGCATCTTTTCTTATATGGCTGGATTGCAGAGAATTAAAATTATCTCAAAAAGAATTGAATTGGTTTTTTATAGAGAAAGCTCGTTTAGCATTAAATGATGGAGCTATGTTTGGTAAGGAAGGTACAGGATTTATGAGGATGAACGTCGGATGTCCTCGATCTGTACTTGAAGTTGCTTTAAAACAATTATCAGATGCTGTCAGTCAATTATAA
- a CDS encoding DUF4359 domain-containing protein has protein sequence MKLRYLFIFVIILLNGSLFFTNPDKEMHQAFIKDKLTSIIDQKMGDELNENKDPNLKFLAEFSKNIIPVISDKIVTYMMDTHIRRENYYLFSTIQILYHDQWKTIGLGIFDKIFLFPKVEEEIQKVDFKKEFNKLLQNNP, from the coding sequence ATGAAATTAAGGTATTTATTTATTTTTGTTATTATACTACTGAATGGTAGTCTTTTTTTTACTAATCCGGACAAAGAAATGCACCAAGCATTTATTAAAGATAAATTAACGTCCATTATCGATCAGAAAATGGGGGATGAACTAAATGAAAACAAAGATCCTAATCTTAAATTTCTAGCTGAATTTAGTAAGAATATTATTCCCGTTATCAGTGATAAGATCGTTACTTACATGATGGATACTCATATACGAAGAGAAAATTATTATCTGTTTTCTACCATTCAAATCTTATATCATGATCAATGGAAAACTATTGGATTAGGTATATTCGATAAAATATTCTTATTTCCTAAAGTAGAGGAAGAAATACAAAAAGTTGATTTTAAGAAAGAATTTAATAAACTATTGCAAAATAATCCTTAA
- the surE gene encoding 5'/3'-nucleotidase SurE produces MEKPLILVTNDDGINAPGIRELIDIMNEIGEVYVVAPDKPQSGMGHAVTIHSTIRAEKMYIENDTRREWACSGTPVDCVKLAIDQLLPRKPDICVSGINHGSNSSINVIYSGTMSAAIEGGIEGIPSVGFSLCDFSYTANFKAARKHIKSICENILKYGLPEGVVLNVNIPKAEEKDIKGIKICRQANAHWDEEFDRRIDPKGKTYYWMTGNWCNSDKGDDTDEWALDNNFISIVPVQFDLTAYHFMEKIKQWNFEIK; encoded by the coding sequence ATGGAAAAGCCTTTAATCTTAGTTACCAATGACGACGGAATCAATGCTCCGGGAATACGTGAGTTGATTGATATTATGAATGAAATCGGTGAAGTATATGTTGTTGCTCCGGATAAGCCTCAAAGTGGAATGGGACATGCAGTAACCATTCATTCCACTATTCGTGCAGAAAAAATGTATATTGAAAATGATACCCGCAGAGAATGGGCTTGTAGCGGTACTCCTGTAGATTGTGTGAAATTAGCCATTGATCAATTATTACCTCGAAAACCGGACATCTGTGTCTCCGGAATTAATCACGGTTCCAATTCCTCAATTAATGTAATTTACTCCGGAACGATGTCTGCTGCCATTGAGGGAGGTATTGAAGGAATTCCTTCCGTTGGTTTTTCTCTATGCGATTTTTCTTATACTGCAAATTTCAAAGCAGCCAGAAAACATATAAAATCTATATGTGAAAATATTTTAAAGTATGGATTACCGGAAGGGGTCGTTCTCAACGTAAATATTCCTAAAGCCGAAGAAAAAGATATTAAAGGAATTAAAATTTGCAGACAGGCAAATGCTCATTGGGACGAAGAGTTTGACCGTCGGATTGATCCTAAAGGCAAAACTTATTATTGGATGACAGGTAATTGGTGCAATTCAGATAAGGGAGATGACACGGACGAATGGGCATTAGATAATAATTTTATAAGTATAGTTCCCGTTCAATTTGATTTAACAGCTTACCATTTTATGGAAAAAATTAAACAATGGAATTTTGAAATAAAATAA
- a CDS encoding carboxy terminal-processing peptidase translates to MLNLKKTWIFLSLCSMSLLVFCFNASSHADNEREIIKRVRETLLFTSYAPKNLDVSYSRDVFKKYMEDLDPFKRYFLDSDMDEFSEYRDKMSDMFINNDVSFYHLTIDRLYKRIDETEQYVNDIFSQPISFSNDDYFYSDDKKRKFPKNKDQAKQYWKSYIKYRILQEIFNTQNVKDSINTSDSIKTDSISKKVTKKIEKPKTKEEIEADAVKKVKENLSEYFRQIKLRKKSDLFSIFVNAYTEVFDIHTTYFSPKDKENFNSSISGKIIGIGATLQDVKGYPTIRELVIGGPAWKSKEIEAGDKIIKVQQGKNGNPVSVVGMLLDDAIRLIRGEEKTTVVLTLEKKDGSTKTVTLVREEIEIQETFVRSAIITDEKGNKFGILYLPEFYVNLESNSKGRDCSDDIKREINELKKQGITGLIMDVRNNGGGSLSEVVDITGLFVGKGPVVQVKDSSGKIKVLDSKEKDIVWDGPLILMTNELSASASEILAGAMQDYHRAVVVGPSQTYGKGTVQTIFPLDRFGMKDDKFGALKVTIQKFYRINGSSTQLKGVNSDIVIPGIFSYSDIFEKSQEYALPWDQISPTNYSTWKGTPKIDYEYLKARSAERLKGSTYVSSIEKAGKWTKELEKITKIPLKYDKFMQEMNKRRDQSKVYEKETNFDAKIKVEAPAYELVKFKEDTVLKAKREDWYKGMKKDFNLRESVNVLNDIINKK, encoded by the coding sequence ATGCTTAATTTAAAAAAGACCTGGATATTTTTATCGCTATGTTCCATGAGCCTGTTAGTGTTTTGTTTTAATGCTTCTTCTCATGCCGACAATGAAAGAGAGATAATTAAAAGAGTTAGAGAAACACTACTTTTTACAAGCTATGCGCCTAAAAATTTAGATGTGTCTTATTCAAGGGATGTTTTTAAAAAATATATGGAAGACTTAGATCCGTTTAAAAGATATTTTCTGGATTCTGATATGGATGAGTTTTCTGAATACAGAGATAAAATGAGTGATATGTTTATTAATAATGATGTTTCATTTTATCATTTAACTATCGATAGGTTGTATAAAAGAATTGATGAAACGGAACAATATGTTAATGATATTTTCAGTCAGCCAATTAGCTTTTCTAATGATGATTATTTTTATTCTGATGATAAAAAAAGAAAATTCCCAAAAAATAAAGATCAGGCAAAACAGTATTGGAAATCATACATTAAATATAGAATACTACAGGAAATATTTAATACTCAAAACGTAAAAGATAGCATAAATACTAGTGATTCCATAAAAACGGATTCGATCAGTAAAAAAGTTACTAAAAAAATCGAAAAGCCTAAAACAAAAGAAGAAATAGAAGCAGATGCCGTAAAAAAAGTTAAAGAAAACTTGTCAGAATACTTTAGACAAATAAAATTAAGAAAAAAATCTGATCTATTTTCCATATTTGTCAATGCATATACGGAAGTTTTTGACATTCACACTACCTACTTTTCACCTAAAGATAAAGAAAATTTTAACAGCTCTATAAGTGGTAAAATTATAGGAATTGGTGCAACATTACAAGATGTTAAAGGGTATCCTACGATCAGGGAACTAGTAATTGGTGGTCCGGCTTGGAAATCTAAAGAAATTGAGGCAGGAGATAAAATAATTAAAGTACAACAAGGTAAAAATGGTAATCCGGTAAGTGTAGTAGGAATGTTATTAGATGATGCTATCCGATTAATAAGAGGTGAAGAAAAAACTACGGTAGTATTAACTTTAGAGAAAAAGGACGGAAGTACCAAAACGGTAACTTTGGTAAGAGAAGAAATTGAAATTCAGGAAACCTTTGTTAGAAGCGCGATTATAACGGATGAAAAAGGTAATAAATTCGGTATATTGTATTTGCCAGAATTTTATGTGAATCTAGAGAGTAACAGTAAAGGCAGAGATTGTTCCGATGATATCAAAAGAGAAATTAATGAATTAAAAAAGCAAGGAATTACCGGTTTGATTATGGACGTAAGAAACAACGGGGGTGGATCATTGTCTGAGGTGGTTGATATAACCGGATTATTTGTAGGAAAGGGGCCCGTAGTTCAAGTGAAAGATTCCAGCGGAAAAATAAAAGTATTAGACAGCAAAGAAAAAGATATTGTTTGGGATGGGCCTTTAATTCTTATGACCAATGAACTTTCAGCGTCAGCGTCAGAAATACTGGCTGGAGCCATGCAAGATTATCATAGGGCTGTGGTTGTCGGACCTTCTCAAACATATGGTAAAGGAACGGTACAAACCATCTTTCCTTTGGATCGATTTGGTATGAAAGACGATAAGTTCGGAGCCTTAAAGGTAACTATTCAAAAATTTTATAGGATAAACGGAAGTTCAACTCAGTTGAAAGGGGTAAATTCCGATATAGTTATTCCCGGTATTTTTTCCTATTCTGATATCTTTGAAAAGTCTCAAGAATATGCTTTACCGTGGGATCAGATATCTCCAACAAATTATTCTACCTGGAAAGGTACACCTAAAATAGATTATGAATATCTTAAAGCAAGAAGTGCAGAAAGATTAAAAGGCAGTACCTATGTTTCGTCTATAGAGAAAGCAGGTAAATGGACAAAAGAATTGGAAAAGATTACTAAAATCCCGCTAAAGTATGATAAGTTCATGCAGGAAATGAATAAAAGAAGGGATCAAAGTAAAGTATATGAAAAGGAAACTAATTTTGATGCAAAAATAAAAGTAGAGGCTCCGGCTTACGAGTTAGTCAAGTTTAAAGAAGATACTGTCCTTAAAGCAAAACGTGAAGATTGGTACAAAGGAATGAAAAAAGATTTTAACCTTAGAGAATCTGTCAATGTTTTAAATGATATTATTAATAAAAAATAA
- the ppk1 gene encoding polyphosphate kinase 1 produces the protein MDRSNFRYINREISWLKFNSRVLQEAMDKKNPLLERLRFLGIYSNNLDEFYKVRYAYIARMVQFNRKYNNIVESQEDVNLLEEINMTVAHQQEKYDKLYEQIIKELAKEKTLLVDDKTLPESLKPFVQDFFENKLSHNLTILYWKEGDKTINLRDNVFYLIVTMTKKNGNQQYALIEVPSDRFSRFLVLPDINDKHYVIFLEDIIRYHLKDIFQFFKFETIEGKSIKLTKDADLSIDNDVQVSYVDSIAVALKERLKGLPVRLVYDKTIDPKTLRFLKKMFDLDEYDSLAPGGKYHNKKDFMKFPTLGRQDLEYKKIEPVIPKILKGEKNYFKAFAKEDTLLYAPYYDYSVFLKFLRGAAIDPKVKKIKITIYRVASDSQVLSAILNAARNGKEVTAVLELRARFDEAHNIKWSKQLQDEGVKVIFGVPGLKVHSKIGIVEREPQRGAATKYAFISTGNFHEGTARLYTDFTLFTANEAIVKQVDQVFDFFNANYLVKHYKDIAVSPWGIRRKIIQGIEREINNKKNGLPAQINIKVNSVCDKEIIDYLYEASKMGVEVRMVVRGICSIIPQVPGLSDHIKIISVVDKFLEHPRVYWFKNGGDDLIYISSADIMARNLDHRVEVACPIISTKNKQEIMKIFELGFNDNVKGRLIQEGFEEPYQKNRKKKNRSQETIYQYIKELNK, from the coding sequence ATGGATAGATCTAATTTTCGATATATCAATAGGGAAATAAGTTGGCTTAAATTCAACTCTCGAGTACTTCAAGAGGCAATGGATAAGAAAAATCCTTTATTAGAAAGACTTCGTTTTTTAGGAATATATTCTAACAATTTAGATGAATTTTATAAAGTTAGGTATGCTTATATAGCTCGAATGGTTCAATTCAACAGAAAATATAATAATATTGTTGAGAGTCAAGAAGATGTAAATTTATTGGAAGAGATTAATATGACAGTTGCTCATCAGCAAGAAAAATATGATAAATTGTATGAACAAATAATTAAAGAGCTGGCTAAAGAAAAAACTTTATTAGTTGATGATAAGACCTTACCCGAGAGCTTGAAACCTTTCGTTCAAGATTTTTTTGAAAATAAATTAAGTCATAATTTAACTATATTATATTGGAAAGAGGGAGATAAAACAATCAACCTTAGAGATAATGTTTTTTATTTAATAGTAACCATGACTAAAAAAAATGGAAATCAACAATATGCACTTATTGAAGTTCCTTCGGACAGATTTTCGCGTTTTTTAGTCTTACCTGATATTAATGATAAACATTATGTAATATTTCTTGAAGATATTATTAGATATCATTTAAAAGATATCTTTCAATTTTTTAAATTCGAGACCATCGAGGGTAAATCCATAAAATTAACAAAAGATGCAGATCTGTCCATTGATAACGATGTGCAAGTCAGTTATGTAGATAGTATAGCAGTGGCCTTAAAAGAAAGATTAAAAGGATTACCGGTCCGCTTAGTATACGATAAAACTATTGATCCTAAAACGCTCAGGTTTTTAAAGAAAATGTTTGATCTTGATGAATACGATAGTTTAGCACCCGGAGGAAAATATCATAATAAAAAAGATTTTATGAAATTTCCTACCTTAGGACGACAAGATCTGGAATATAAAAAAATAGAACCTGTTATACCTAAAATTTTAAAAGGAGAAAAAAACTATTTTAAGGCTTTTGCCAAAGAAGATACTTTACTTTATGCTCCGTATTATGATTATTCTGTTTTTTTGAAATTTTTAAGAGGAGCGGCTATCGATCCAAAAGTAAAAAAAATAAAAATAACCATATACAGGGTTGCCAGTGACTCTCAAGTTCTAAGTGCCATACTCAATGCTGCAAGGAATGGAAAAGAGGTAACGGCAGTTTTAGAATTAAGGGCAAGATTTGATGAAGCTCATAATATAAAATGGTCGAAGCAATTACAAGATGAAGGAGTCAAGGTAATTTTTGGAGTTCCCGGATTAAAAGTCCATTCAAAAATTGGAATTGTAGAAAGAGAACCTCAACGAGGTGCAGCAACTAAATATGCATTTATTTCAACAGGAAATTTTCATGAAGGTACCGCACGATTGTATACGGATTTCACTCTTTTCACAGCTAATGAAGCAATAGTAAAACAAGTGGACCAAGTTTTTGATTTTTTTAATGCCAATTATTTGGTAAAACATTATAAAGATATTGCAGTAAGCCCTTGGGGAATACGTCGAAAAATTATACAAGGTATTGAACGGGAAATAAACAATAAAAAAAACGGATTACCCGCGCAAATTAATATTAAAGTTAATAGTGTATGTGATAAAGAAATTATTGATTATTTATATGAAGCCAGTAAAATGGGAGTGGAAGTTCGAATGGTCGTACGGGGCATTTGTTCTATAATCCCTCAAGTTCCCGGTTTAAGTGATCATATAAAAATAATTAGTGTTGTGGATAAATTTTTAGAACATCCGCGAGTGTATTGGTTTAAGAATGGAGGTGATGACCTCATTTATATTTCATCGGCGGATATTATGGCAAGAAATCTTGATCATAGAGTAGAAGTTGCATGTCCTATTATTAGTACAAAAAATAAACAGGAGATTATGAAAATTTTCGAACTGGGTTTTAACGATAATGTCAAAGGACGTTTAATACAAGAAGGATTTGAGGAACCCTACCAAAAAAACAGAAAAAAGAAAAATCGTTCTCAAGAAACTATATATCAATATATTAAAGAGTTAAATAAATGA
- a CDS encoding exopolyphosphatase gives MMNILTYAAIDIGSNAVRLLINTIYETKETVTFNKTSLVRVPIRLGQDVFTDKKISKKTMVRLNDAMTAYSLLMKVYNVDEYRAFATSAMREASNSKDVINYIKDKSGIKIDIISGEEEAKIIFSSELKNFLYSDNYYLFVDVGGGSTEISLLNKGKVLHSQSFPIGTVRLLDKKVDENYLTNVVKPWVTKITKGKSVDVIGSGGNINFVFKNSGKKEGKFLSASYIHHQYELYKGISYEERIEKFNMKPDRADVIVPALLIYNSIMKFAHSTRIHVPKIGAADGMINLMYKNNR, from the coding sequence ATGATGAATATTTTAACCTATGCTGCTATAGATATTGGTTCTAATGCAGTACGACTACTAATAAATACCATTTATGAAACTAAAGAAACTGTAACATTTAATAAGACCAGTTTAGTTCGTGTTCCTATAAGATTGGGACAGGATGTTTTTACAGATAAGAAAATATCTAAAAAAACTATGGTGCGGTTAAATGATGCAATGACAGCTTATAGCTTATTGATGAAAGTTTATAATGTGGATGAGTATAGAGCATTTGCAACCTCTGCTATGCGAGAAGCATCAAATTCCAAAGATGTTATCAATTATATAAAAGACAAAAGTGGAATTAAAATAGATATCATCTCCGGAGAAGAAGAAGCAAAGATCATTTTTAGTTCGGAACTTAAAAATTTTTTGTATTCCGATAATTATTATTTATTCGTAGATGTTGGAGGGGGCAGTACGGAAATATCCCTATTAAATAAAGGTAAAGTTCTTCATAGTCAATCTTTTCCTATAGGAACCGTTAGATTATTAGATAAAAAGGTGGATGAAAATTATCTAACAAATGTTGTTAAACCCTGGGTGACTAAAATAACAAAAGGGAAATCCGTAGATGTAATAGGATCAGGAGGAAATATAAATTTTGTATTTAAAAATTCAGGAAAAAAAGAAGGTAAATTTCTTTCGGCTTCTTATATACATCATCAGTACGAACTATATAAAGGCATTTCTTATGAGGAAAGAATTGAAAAATTTAATATGAAACCGGATAGGGCTGATGTAATTGTTCCGGCATTATTAATATATAATTCGATCATGAAATTTGCACATTCCACACGAATTCATGTTCCAAAAATCGGTGCTGCTGATGGAATGATTAATTTAATGTATAAAAATAATCGTTGA